AGGGGGCCCGTACCGTCCGGCGCCCGGCCGGAACGGCGGGTCAGGGGCCGCTCCGCCCCGGCCGGAACGGGGCGTCAGTGCTGCTCGGCGCCGTGCAGCGGGAAGCCCGCGATGCCCCGCCAGGCCAGCGAGGTGAGCAGCTGCACCGCCGTGTCGCGCGGGATGCTGGAGCCGCTGGAGAGCCAGTAGCGCGCCACCACCTGCGACACGCCGCCGAGGCCGACCGCGAGGAGCATGGACTCGTCCTTGGACAGGCCCGTGTCCCCGGCGATCACGTCGGAGATCGCCTCGGCGCACTGGAGGGAGACCCGGTCGACCCGCTCGCGCACGGCCGGCTCGTTGGTCAGGTCGGACTCGAAGACCAGCCGGAAGGCCCCGCCCTCGTCCTCGACGTACGCGAAGTAGGCGTCCATCGTCGCCTCGACGCGCAGCTTGTTGTCCGTCGTCGACGCCAGGGCCGTCACCACGGCCTGGAGCAGCGACTCGCAGTGCTGGTCCAGGAGGGCCAGGTAGAGCTCCAGCTTGCCGGGGAAGTGCTGATAGAGCACCGGCTTGCTCACTCCGGCCCGCTCGGCGATGTCGTCCATCGCGGCGGAGTGGTAGCCCTGTGCGACGAAGACCTCCTGCGCGGCGCCCAGCAGCTGATTGCGTCGGGCGCGGCGGGGAAGGCGTGTGCCCCGCGGGCGCGCTGCCTCTGTCTGCTCGATGGCGCTCACGCCGCCTCCCAAATGTGTGTTCCAGCACAGCCGATCCGTACACGCTGCGCTGTACAGCCATCGTACTTTCGGGTAACCCCGGTGCGCGCGGCGCGGACGCAGAATTTCACGGACCGGACGGCTGCGGAAGCCACAGTTCTGCGAGGTCGGGGGCAAAGCGGGGCGTTCTACCGATAATCGTCCTCGTCCAGCGCGATCACCCTGCGCTGCTCCACCGCATCGGCCTCGTTGGCGGTGGCCGGGTCGACGCTCTCCGCCGGCTCGTCCTCCTCCGGCCGGACGTCCGTCCGCTGCTCGGCGGCGTCCGCCTCCGGGGCCTCCGGGCCCGGTGCTTCCGGCTCGGTGGTCTCGAAGGTGTCCGGGTCGCTCGGGTCGACCGTCATGGTGACTCCTTTTCTTCCCCTTTGGCCGCTTCCTTCGAAGCGTAGGAGCAACACACCTACCCCGCGATGCGACCTGTGACCGCGAACACATGAACGGGGGCGTGATCGTCTCGTAACATTGCCGCATGTCTTCGACCGAGCTGCCCGGTACCCGAGCCATCGCCGCCGCGGTGGCTCCCACGGTCAGCGCCGTCCGGGTCGCCGAGGGCGAGCGGCTGCGGTCGGTGGCCCTGCCGGGGCTGACGCTGACCGTCCGTTCGCGGCCCGCCGACCGGACGGGGCTGCCGCCCGCGCTCTTCGTGCACGGGCTCGGCGGCTCCTCGCAGAACTGGTCGGCGCTGATGCCGCTGCTGGCGGACGTGGTCGACCCCGACGCCGTCGACCTGCCCGGATTCGGTGACTCGCCGCCGCCGGACGACGGCAACTACTCCATCACCGGGCACGCGCGTGCGGTGATCCGGCTGCTGGACGCGGGCGGACGCGGTCCCGTCCATCTGTTCGGCAACTCGCTGGGCGGCGCCGTCGCCGTACGGGTGGCGGCCGTCCGCCCCGACCTGGTGCGTACCCTCACCCTGATCTCGCCCGCACTTCCCGAGTGGCGGGTGCAGCGCCCCGCCGTACCGACCGGCCTCCTGGCGGTTCCGGGGGTCGCCCCGCTGTTCGCCCGGCTCACGAAGGGCTGGACGGCGGAGCAGCGGACGCGCGGAGTCATGGCACTCTGTTACGGCGATCCGGCACGGGTCTCCGACGAAGCCTTCCGCAACGCGGTGGCCGAGATGGAGCGCCGGCTGGAACTGCCGTACTTCTGGGACGCGATGACGCGTTCGGCCCGGGGCATCGTGGATGCGTACACCCTGGGCGGCCAGCACGGACTGTGGCGCCAGGCCGAGCGGGTGCTCGCACCGACCCAGCTCGTGTACGGCGGACGGGACCAGCTCGTCTCGTACCGGATGGCACGCAGGGCGTCCGCGGCCTTCCGCGACGCCCGGCTGCTGACCCTGCCCGACGCGGGGCACGTGGCGATGATGGAGTACCCGGAGACGGTCGCCCAGGCGTTCCGGGAGCTGCTGGACGATTGCGGCGGGAGCTGATCCGGGGCGTGGGACGACACAGCCGAAAGGGCGCCGAGGCCATCCGCCCGGACGCCGCAGCGGCGGATCCGGCCGGCCGGCCCGACGTGCCCCGGCCCTCCGGCGGCCGGCGCAGGCGCCAGGGCCCCGTGCCCCCCGCCGACGGGTACACACCCTTCCAGGACGCCCCCCAGGTGCGCGGCGGCCACCCCGAGCAGCGCGAACCGGGCGGCGGCTGGGGCACCGGACCCCAGCCGCGCCACGAGACCACGGGCGGGCAGCAGCGGTCGTACGCCTACGGATCGGCCCCCGGCGCACCGGACCGACCGGACCAGGACGCCGCACGTGAGCAGGCCGTGGCGCGCCAGGTGTCCGTCCAGCAGGCCGCCCAGCACGCCGCCGACGGGCGGACGGCCCGTCAGCCGGCCGCGGACCCCGGGGCGATGCCGGGCCCGCGCCGGGAGTTCGTCGACGCCTTCGACGCCGATCCGCCAACCCCGGTCGGCACCCCTGAAGCCCGCTCGGGCGCGGGAGCCGCCGGACCGCCCGTGGAGCCGGAGGAGGCGCCGGACGGGGAGCCCGCCGAACGCCGGGAGGCCAAGGGCGGCAAGGGGCGTACCTTCACCGGGATCGCCGCTGCCGCCGTGACGACCGTGCTCGCGGTCGTGGTGGCCGGACAGGTCGCCGAGGACTCCGCCGGCCGGGGCGCGGTGGCGCGTGCGGCCGGTGTGGACCGGGACGGGAGCGAGGGCGCCTCGCGTTCGGACGCCCGCCCGACCCCCGAGCACGCGGTGACGCGGGCCCCCGAGGTCAAGCCCCTGTCGTACGGGGAGAAGATGGCGCAGCCCTATCCGATCGCCGCCGACCTGAAGGCCACCGGGAAGTTCGAGGCCGTTCCCGGACTGGCGAAGGCGCCCGGAAAGGGGCAGAAGTACCGCTACCGGATCGATGTCGAGAAGGGCCTCTCCCTCGACGCCGGCCTTTTCGCCGAAGCCGTCCAGAAGACGCTGAACGACGACCGGAGTTGGGCGCACAACGGAGCGATGACCTTCGAGCGGATCTCCTCCGGCAGCCCGGACTTCGTGATCACGCTCGCCAGTCCCGGAACGACCGGTGAATGGTGTGCGAAATCCGGTCTGGACACGACGATCGACAATGTCTCGTGCGATTCCGCGGCCACCGACCGCGTGATGATCAATGCCTATCGCTGGGCGCAGGGTTCCGCCACATTCGGCCCGAAGCTGCTGTTGCCCTACCGTCAGATGCTCATCAACCACGAGGTCGGCCACCGGCTCGGATACAACCATGTGAGCTGCCGCACGCCGGGCGCCCTTGCTCCGGTGATGCAGCAGCAGACCAAATCCCTGGACATCGACGGGATCAAGTGCAAACCCAACCCCTGGGTGCACCCCGGTAGTTGACGAGGCGTGTCCGCATAGCGAGACGTCAGTCCTCTGGCGGCGGTGCCGAGGGTGGAGACCCGCCGGGTGGTGCGGGTGCCCGCGCCGCTGGGTCGGCGAGTCCGTGGCCGACCCGCTGCGGGCCGCCGGGGAGCGCGACGAGGGGCGCGTGCGGGGCCGGGTGGGCGCACTCCTGGAGCGCGTCGGACTCGACCCGGCGCACTTCGAGCGCTACCCGCACGAGTTCAGCGGCGGACAGCGCCAGCGCATCGGGATCGCCCGCGCCCTGGCCGCCGAGCCGAAGGTCATCGTCTGCGACGAACCGGTCTCCGCGCTGGACGTCACCACCAGGCCCAGGTCGTCGCGCTGCTCGCCGAACTCCAGTGTGAGCTGGATATCGGCCTGGTCTTCATCGCCCACGACCTCGCCGTGGTCCGGCAGGTCAGCGACCGGGTCGCGGTCATGCGCGGCGGCCTGATCGTCGAACAGGGCGGCGCCGACGAGGTGTACGGAGACCCGCAGGACCCGTACACGAAGCAGCTCCTGGCAGCCGTTCCGGCCCTCGCCCCGGGCCTCGCGGCCACCCGCCTGGCGGCCCGCAAGGAGCTGGCCGCAGCCTGACCCTGCGTGACGACCGACCGCCGTATCGCGACGGAACGCGATCGGGGCGGGAAAGTTACGACGGTTCACCCCTTTCGGTGGTGCGACGGACAACCGTCCGTCGCACCCCCGGCGTATCCGCTTACGGTCGTCCCGCTGCGAGTCGCCGTTCCAACGGCGGCTGCCCACAAGGGAGATCGGGGGTGTACTCGTGCGGATCGGACTGCTCACCGACGGTGGTTATCCGTATGCGACCGGTGAGTCCAGACTCTGGTGCGACCGACTGGTGCGCGGACTGCCGCAGCACGAGTTCGACCTCTTCGCGCTGAGCCGCTCCGCCCATCAGGAGGACCAGGGCTGGGTCGGACTGCCGCACCACGTCAGCCGGGTGCGCACCGCGCCGCTCTGGACGCCGGAGGACGGCACCCTGCGCGGCAGCGGCGAACGCGGCCTGCTGGCCCGGCTGGTGACCGGCGGCGGCGTCTCCTACGGGCGGCGCGACCGCAAGCGCTTCGCCGCCCACCTCACCGCGCTGGCCACCGCGATCTGCGCCACCGAGGACGCCGGCACCGAACCCGCCACCGACGGGGGGCTCTTCACCGAGGGCTTCTACGGGCTCGCCGAGCTGGCCCGGGAGCGCGGCGGACTCCACCTCGCCCTCCGCTCCGAGACCACCGTACGGATCCTGGAGGCCGCCTCCCGGGCCCGGGGCACCGGACGGACCGTGCAGAGCGCCACCGTCCTGGACCACCTCGCCACCGCCGCCGAGCTGGAGCGCGTCCTGCGCCCGCTCTCCCTCGACTGGTACGACCCCGAGAGCCTCGGCGCGGTCGACCTCTGCCACGCTGCCTCCGGTGGGGCGGCCGCCATTCCGGGGCTGCTGGCCAAACGCTTCTTCGGGGTGCCGCTGCTGGTCACCGAGCACGGCGTACAGCTCCGCGCGCACTACCTCTCCGCGCCGGACGCGCCCTTCGGCGCCCCCGTACGCGCCGTCCTCGCCAACTTCCATGGACAGCTGGCCGCCGAGGTCTACCGCCAGGCCGCGCTCATCACCCCCGGCAACACCCACGTCCGCCGGTGGCAGCAGCGGTGCGGCGCCGACCCGGCCAGGCAGCGCACGGTCTACCCGGGCATGGCCGCCGAACGCTTCTCGCCGGTCGGCGAGGACGAGGACGGCGGCGGCCCGGACACCCTGGTCTGGATCGGCCGGATCGAGCCCGCCAAGGACCTGATCGCCCTGCTCCACGCCTTCGCCGAGGTCCGCCGCGCCGAACCGGACGCCCGGCTGCGGATCTTCGGGGCCCCGGCCGAGGGTGACGAGGCCACCGCGTACCTCGCGCACTGCCGGGCGCTGGCCGCCCAGCTCTTCCCGGACGAGGCCACCGGCGCCCACGTCGAGGGCGTCAGCCCGGTCACCTTCGAGG
This DNA window, taken from Streptomyces griseus subsp. griseus, encodes the following:
- a CDS encoding TetR/AcrR family transcriptional regulator; the protein is MSAIEQTEAARPRGTRLPRRARRNQLLGAAQEVFVAQGYHSAAMDDIAERAGVSKPVLYQHFPGKLELYLALLDQHCESLLQAVVTALASTTDNKLRVEATMDAYFAYVEDEGGAFRLVFESDLTNEPAVRERVDRVSLQCAEAISDVIAGDTGLSKDESMLLAVGLGGVSQVVARYWLSSGSSIPRDTAVQLLTSLAWRGIAGFPLHGAEQH
- a CDS encoding alpha/beta fold hydrolase, encoding MSSTELPGTRAIAAAVAPTVSAVRVAEGERLRSVALPGLTLTVRSRPADRTGLPPALFVHGLGGSSQNWSALMPLLADVVDPDAVDLPGFGDSPPPDDGNYSITGHARAVIRLLDAGGRGPVHLFGNSLGGAVAVRVAAVRPDLVRTLTLISPALPEWRVQRPAVPTGLLAVPGVAPLFARLTKGWTAEQRTRGVMALCYGDPARVSDEAFRNAVAEMERRLELPYFWDAMTRSARGIVDAYTLGGQHGLWRQAERVLAPTQLVYGGRDQLVSYRMARRASAAFRDARLLTLPDAGHVAMMEYPETVAQAFRELLDDCGGS
- a CDS encoding DUF3152 domain-containing protein translates to MGRHSRKGAEAIRPDAAAADPAGRPDVPRPSGGRRRRQGPVPPADGYTPFQDAPQVRGGHPEQREPGGGWGTGPQPRHETTGGQQRSYAYGSAPGAPDRPDQDAAREQAVARQVSVQQAAQHAADGRTARQPAADPGAMPGPRREFVDAFDADPPTPVGTPEARSGAGAAGPPVEPEEAPDGEPAERREAKGGKGRTFTGIAAAAVTTVLAVVVAGQVAEDSAGRGAVARAAGVDRDGSEGASRSDARPTPEHAVTRAPEVKPLSYGEKMAQPYPIAADLKATGKFEAVPGLAKAPGKGQKYRYRIDVEKGLSLDAGLFAEAVQKTLNDDRSWAHNGAMTFERISSGSPDFVITLASPGTTGEWCAKSGLDTTIDNVSCDSAATDRVMINAYRWAQGSATFGPKLLLPYRQMLINHEVGHRLGYNHVSCRTPGALAPVMQQQTKSLDIDGIKCKPNPWVHPGS
- a CDS encoding DUF3492 domain-containing protein is translated as MRIGLLTDGGYPYATGESRLWCDRLVRGLPQHEFDLFALSRSAHQEDQGWVGLPHHVSRVRTAPLWTPEDGTLRGSGERGLLARLVTGGGVSYGRRDRKRFAAHLTALATAICATEDAGTEPATDGGLFTEGFYGLAELARERGGLHLALRSETTVRILEAASRARGTGRTVQSATVLDHLATAAELERVLRPLSLDWYDPESLGAVDLCHAASGGAAAIPGLLAKRFFGVPLLVTEHGVQLRAHYLSAPDAPFGAPVRAVLANFHGQLAAEVYRQAALITPGNTHVRRWQQRCGADPARQRTVYPGMAAERFSPVGEDEDGGGPDTLVWIGRIEPAKDLIALLHAFAEVRRAEPDARLRIFGAPAEGDEATAYLAHCRALAAQLFPDEATGAHVEGVSPVTFEEIGGPEVPDLAEAYAAGGVVVLSSVVEGFPISLVESMFCGRATVSTDVGAVVEVIGGTGLVVPPRNPRALADACIALLRDPERRARLGAAARARALELFTVEQNLAAFRGIYLELISHAPVRREADTTDADGDPLLFATPPEARLLGHWTQPHPPATGARVPVRAAGGRPEEPRTGEPVVVGSPARSLRPAPEHSARPEVAAARQPGSASEPVCVCAATGGPGVGDA